From a region of the Nonlabens sp. Hel1_33_55 genome:
- a CDS encoding Fpg/Nei family DNA glycosylase → MPELPEVQGYKVYIDSTILHKKITLMDCRDKKLLKQPFGDFEKHLLGEQLTGTQRIGKYLFVETTGDKVLVMHFGMTGRPTYYKEADDRPKFGHIVLTFENDFHFAFENKRKFGWWNLIDSIADYKEEHGLSDDARDLKFEEFKKSLSSRKTDIKKVLLDQSVAAGVGNWMADEILYQAKIHPEKKIENMTEEDIKNVFDAMKKVIEVAIENDAHYDSFPEDFLMHFREKDGTCFHTGGKIEKIKVGGRATYFSPQWQEK, encoded by the coding sequence ATGCCAGAATTACCGGAAGTTCAAGGTTACAAAGTTTATATAGACAGCACGATTTTGCACAAGAAAATCACCTTGATGGATTGCCGGGATAAAAAGTTGCTCAAGCAACCTTTTGGCGATTTTGAGAAACACCTACTAGGCGAGCAATTGACGGGAACACAGCGTATAGGGAAATATCTGTTTGTGGAAACGACTGGTGATAAAGTGCTGGTGATGCATTTTGGGATGACCGGCAGGCCTACGTATTATAAAGAAGCAGATGACCGACCAAAATTTGGCCATATTGTTCTCACTTTTGAAAACGATTTCCATTTTGCGTTTGAAAACAAACGGAAATTCGGTTGGTGGAATCTTATCGATTCCATCGCAGACTACAAAGAAGAGCACGGGTTGAGCGACGATGCAAGAGATCTGAAGTTTGAGGAATTCAAAAAGTCATTGAGCTCACGCAAAACGGACATCAAAAAAGTCTTGCTTGACCAAAGCGTCGCCGCAGGTGTGGGAAACTGGATGGCTGACGAAATTCTATATCAGGCAAAAATACATCCTGAAAAAAAGATAGAAAACATGACTGAAGAAGACATTAAAAATGTTTTTGACGCCATGAAAAAAGTAATTGAAGTCGCCATAGAAAACGATGCGCATTACGACAGTTTTCCAGAAGATTTTCTGATGCACTTTAGAGAAAAGGATGGCACTTGTTTCCACACAGGCGGCAAAATTGAGAAAATCAAAGTTGGCGGTCGCGCTACCTATTTCTCACCGCAATGGCAAGAGAAATAG
- the uxaC gene encoding glucuronate isomerase: MSKKFINDNFLLENSFSEELYHTYAKDQPIIDYHNHLSPKLIAEDHVFGNVTKVWIDGDHYKWRAMRTLGIDENFITGAATDKDKFMKWAKTVPYTLRNPLYHWTHLELARYFDTYELLNENTAEAIWNNTQEKLSSKEYSCRNLLTKANAKVVCTTEDPIDNLEYHQQLSKSNYQVTVSTAFRPDKAIMIANDGYNAYIDSLAAAADTEISTYGDLCAALESRIKYFHENGCRLCDHGLNQISSVSFSEAEVKSIFEKRRSAKDVSNEERLKFESALLIFLCETYHSYGWVQQFHLGALRNNNKRMHELLGPDTGWDSIGDYSQAQQLSSLLNRLDSVNKLTKTIIYNLNPADNEVIATMIGNFNDGSVKGKVQFGSGWWFLDQKDGMIKQMNALSNMGLISCFIGMLTDSRSFLSFPRHEYFRRVLCNLLGEEMKRGELPHDMDLVGKMVADICYHNANEYFDFKG, encoded by the coding sequence ATGAGTAAGAAATTTATCAACGACAACTTCCTGCTAGAAAACTCTTTTTCTGAAGAGCTTTATCACACCTATGCAAAGGATCAACCCATCATAGATTATCACAATCATTTGTCACCTAAATTGATTGCAGAGGACCATGTTTTTGGCAATGTAACTAAAGTCTGGATCGATGGCGACCATTATAAATGGCGCGCAATGCGCACACTGGGAATCGACGAGAATTTCATTACCGGCGCTGCCACTGATAAAGATAAGTTCATGAAGTGGGCAAAAACGGTCCCTTACACCTTGCGGAACCCTTTGTACCACTGGACGCACCTAGAGCTGGCTCGTTATTTTGACACCTATGAACTGCTTAATGAAAACACAGCAGAAGCTATCTGGAACAATACTCAAGAAAAGTTAAGTTCCAAAGAGTACAGTTGTAGAAATCTATTGACCAAGGCAAATGCAAAGGTCGTTTGTACTACAGAGGATCCTATCGATAACCTTGAATATCACCAGCAATTAAGTAAAAGTAATTATCAGGTGACCGTCAGCACAGCTTTTAGACCAGATAAGGCAATCATGATCGCAAATGATGGTTATAATGCCTATATCGATTCTCTAGCAGCCGCTGCAGATACTGAGATTTCAACTTATGGTGACTTATGTGCAGCGCTTGAATCAAGAATAAAGTATTTTCACGAGAATGGATGCCGACTTTGTGATCATGGATTGAACCAAATTTCATCCGTATCATTTTCAGAGGCTGAGGTGAAATCTATATTTGAAAAGAGACGTTCTGCTAAGGACGTGTCTAATGAAGAGCGACTCAAGTTTGAGAGCGCTTTGTTGATTTTCTTATGTGAGACCTATCACAGTTATGGCTGGGTACAGCAATTTCACTTAGGAGCACTGCGCAACAACAATAAGAGAATGCATGAATTGCTGGGTCCTGATACAGGTTGGGACTCCATAGGCGATTACTCACAGGCTCAACAGCTGTCCTCACTTTTGAACAGACTGGACAGCGTCAATAAATTGACTAAAACAATTATTTACAACCTCAACCCAGCTGACAATGAGGTCATCGCGACTATGATTGGGAATTTCAATGATGGTAGTGTCAAGGGTAAGGTGCAATTCGGTTCTGGTTGGTGGTTCCTTGATCAAAAAGATGGAATGATCAAACAAATGAATGCGCTTTCCAATATGGGATTGATCAGTTGTTTCATAGGAATGCTAACAGATTCTAGAAGCTTTCTATCATTTCCAAGGCATGAATATTTTAGACGTGTACTTTGTAACCTGCTAGGTGAAGAGATGAAGCGAGGTGAATTGCCTCATGATATGGATCTTGTGGGTAAAATGGTGGCAGATATTTGTTACCACAATGCGAATGAATACTTTGATTTCAAGGGTTAG